The Desulfosoma sp. region ACCCAAGGCGCTCGATGGATCTCCACGCCTTTCATGCCATTCCTTTAGGTTCCTTCGATCCATTCATAAGCCATGGTCCGCTGCTTGGGCACAAAACCGGCGTCACAAATGAGCCGACGGATTTCTTCCACGGAGAGACGAAAATGAACCCCTGCAGCCGCCACTACGTTTTCTTCAATCATGGTGGAGCCGAAATCGTTGGCACCGAAAAAGAGCGCCGCCTGAGCCACCTTTGGACCCATGGTGACCCAAGAGGCTTGCAGGTTATCGAAGTTGTCCAGGACCAAACGAGACAGGGCCAGCAAACGCAGATAGCTCACCGCCGTTTCCGGCCGCTTGGAAATGGATGTGTTGCCAGGTTGAAAAGTCCATGGAATAAAAGCCGTAAAACCTCCCGTTCGATCCTGCAGGTCGCGAAGCGCAAAAAGATGGCTTAACCGGTCCTCCAGGGATTCTTCATGACCGAACATCATGGTCGCCGTTGTGCGTAATCCCTGGCGATGCGCCTCTTCCATCACCGCCAGCCATTCTTCTGCGGAACATTTGTTGGGAGACACCCGGCGACGCACCTCATCCACAAGAATTTCCGCCCCTCCTCCGGGAATGGAATCCAATCCGGCGCTTTTCAGCCGAGCAATCACCGTGGCCACATCGATTCGTTCGCGCTTGGCAAAAAAGACAATTTCCGGCGGGGAAAAAGCATGAAGATGAACCGGATACCTTTCCTTGATGAAGCGCAGCATGTCTTCATAGAAACTCAAAGGAAGATCCGGGTGATGCCCCCCTTGAAGAAGAATCTGAGTCCCTCCTAAAGCCAAAGTTTCCTCAATTTTCTTAGCAAGGAGGTCTCTTCCCAGAACGTAGCCTTCAGGGTGGCCTGGAGGCCGAAAGAAAGCACAGAACCGGCAACCACAAACGCAAATGTTGGAATAATTGATGTTGCGGTCTACCACATAAGTGACCACATTTTCGGTATGCTTTTTTTGACGGAGGCGATGCGCCGCATGGCCTAGGCGGTGAAAATCCGCATGAAGATAGATTTCTCGTGCTTCATGGCGGTCCAACCTTCGACCTTCCTCCACAACGCCTTCCAGCAACGCCTCATGCCAGGAGCGCATTTTGGAACCTTCACCTATGCCCTTCATCACCACCTCGGAAAAATTCAAAAGCCTTCCTTGCCTTTAAGAAACCTGTGACGTCTGGATCTCCCATGCGACGTGGCTTTACCATGCCATAAAAAATGTGCCTCATTGAGGACTCGCCCTCATTGTCCTGGAAGCGCGGGTCTCCGACCCGCCCAAGACCCGGACCGAACGCCCGTGGAAAAAGCCGGCTGAAGGCCGGCACTTCCGGCGAATAAGCCGACTTTAGGGTTCCAGGGGCGAGACGCCGTCTTGTCCCTACGACAAAACGGCAATAGCACCATCGGCATAACCGGTTCCCAGACGACTTCCTAAGCCCCGCAAGACGGCGGGGCCGCAGCTTCTTCAAAAAAGCAATTACGCTCCACGGGATGAAAACCAGCCTCGCGAATCAAAAATTCCAGCTCCTCTCTGGTAAGAAAGGATTCGGATTCGGCTCCGGCCATGTGCCCGATTTTTTCTTCCACCACGGTCCCGTCCAAATCGTCGGCTCCGAAATGAAGGGCCACTTGCGCCTGCTTCACTCCCAACATGACCCAATAGGCTTTGATGTGAGGAATATTGTCCAACATGAGGCGGGAGACGGCGATGGTTTTCAGTTCATCCACACCCGTCGGGCCTTGAGCATGCGGCACGTCCGTGTTTTTCGCCTGAAAAGGTAAAGGGATGAAGCATACGAAGCCTTGTGTTTCATCCTGGAGTCGACGCAAAGCGTCCAGATGCTCCAGGCGTTCCTCAAGGGTTTCCTTATGCCCGAAAAGCATGGTGGCGTTGCTTTTTATGCCCAATTGGTGAGCTTCCCGCATGACTTGTAGCCAACCCTCGCCACTGAGCTTCTGAGGACACAGAAGGGCGCGCACTCGAGGGCTGAACACTTCGGCGCCACCGCCGGGTAACATGTCCAGTCCAGCCGCCTTCAAGCGCAAAAGAACATCACGAATGGAAAGGCCTTCCAGGCGGGCAAAATGAGCGATTTCCACCGCTGTAAAGGCTTTGATGTGCACCTGCGGCCGAACCTGTCGAATGGCCCGCAACATCGCCTCAAAGGTTTCCAGCCGCAGTTCCGGATGACACCCTCCCACCATGTGCACTTCCGTGATGGGTTCTTGAAGCCGATCTTGAACTTTCTCCACAATATTTGAAACCGTCAGTTCAAAGGCTCCAGCTTCACCCTTACGGCGTCGAAAGGCGCAAAACAAGCAGCCGTTGACACAGATATTGGAATAGTTGATGTGCTGGTTGACTACGTAGTAAGTGTTCGTCCCGTGCCGGCGGTGTCGCACCTCATAGGCCAATCCCCCTACCGCCACCAAATCCGGACATCGAAAAAGTCGAAGCCCGTCTTCAAGGGTCAGCCGTCGGCCTTCCATCACCTTGTGGTAAATATCCTCAAGACCCAAAGACCTGTAGACCGTTACGGGAAGCATTTTCGGTCCCTTTCGTGTCCAAAGCCGTCTCCTTTGCCATGACCATGCCGTCACCGGCCAACCCGTTTTTCAATACCTTGATGAATTCGTCGATCAAACGCCCCGTCACTTCCGAGGATCCTTCGTACAAACCCGTACCACCGTCCAGAAAGGAAACACAATGCGCCTGAAGAAAACGATCCATGACAGCGTCCAGAAAAAAAACCACAAATTCAGGATCCATGTCCGAACGCACTTCGCCTCGAGCCATCCCTGCGAGCACAATGGGGCGCAAGTATTCAGCTGAGAAAAACCGCACCCGCTGCAGAAGCTCATCCCGCAAGGGGAAATCTTCCTGAAAGAGCATCTTGAGGTAGATGCGGTAAACTCGAGGATGCTTTTGAATGAAGTCGACTCCCGCTATGAGGCTTTGGCGAATCCTTTCAAAAAAGTCCTTATCCGCCGTGTTGTGCTTGACCTGACCCAATCGCTGACGCACTAAAGCTACGGCATGATCAAAGATGAAAAGAAAGAGCCCTTCCTTGTTGCCGAAGTATTGAAAAAGAGAGCCTTTAGAAATCCCAAGAGATTCTGCCAATCGGTTGAGGCTCGCCTGTCGAAACCCGTGCCGGGAAAATTCTTCCACCGCCGCATCCAGAATCTTTTCCCGTTTCGAGGTCTTGAGCCTCATGAAACGATCCATGCCCATTTTTCTGCACCCCTGAAAGGACCCCGCATCAGAAAGTGACCAGGTGGTCACTTTTACCCAAGCTCGGGAAGGCTTGTC contains the following coding sequences:
- the mqnC gene encoding cyclic dehypoxanthinyl futalosine synthase, which codes for MNFSEVVMKGIGEGSKMRSWHEALLEGVVEEGRRLDRHEAREIYLHADFHRLGHAAHRLRQKKHTENVVTYVVDRNINYSNICVCGCRFCAFFRPPGHPEGYVLGRDLLAKKIEETLALGGTQILLQGGHHPDLPLSFYEDMLRFIKERYPVHLHAFSPPEIVFFAKRERIDVATVIARLKSAGLDSIPGGGAEILVDEVRRRVSPNKCSAEEWLAVMEEAHRQGLRTTATMMFGHEESLEDRLSHLFALRDLQDRTGGFTAFIPWTFQPGNTSISKRPETAVSYLRLLALSRLVLDNFDNLQASWVTMGPKVAQAALFFGANDFGSTMIEENVVAAAGVHFRLSVEEIRRLICDAGFVPKQRTMAYEWIEGT
- the mqnE gene encoding aminofutalosine synthase MqnE; translation: MLPVTVYRSLGLEDIYHKVMEGRRLTLEDGLRLFRCPDLVAVGGLAYEVRHRRHGTNTYYVVNQHINYSNICVNGCLFCAFRRRKGEAGAFELTVSNIVEKVQDRLQEPITEVHMVGGCHPELRLETFEAMLRAIRQVRPQVHIKAFTAVEIAHFARLEGLSIRDVLLRLKAAGLDMLPGGGAEVFSPRVRALLCPQKLSGEGWLQVMREAHQLGIKSNATMLFGHKETLEERLEHLDALRRLQDETQGFVCFIPLPFQAKNTDVPHAQGPTGVDELKTIAVSRLMLDNIPHIKAYWVMLGVKQAQVALHFGADDLDGTVVEEKIGHMAGAESESFLTREELEFLIREAGFHPVERNCFFEEAAAPPSCGA
- a CDS encoding TetR/AcrR family transcriptional regulator codes for the protein MRLKTSKREKILDAAVEEFSRHGFRQASLNRLAESLGISKGSLFQYFGNKEGLFLFIFDHAVALVRQRLGQVKHNTADKDFFERIRQSLIAGVDFIQKHPRVYRIYLKMLFQEDFPLRDELLQRVRFFSAEYLRPIVLAGMARGEVRSDMDPEFVVFFLDAVMDRFLQAHCVSFLDGGTGLYEGSSEVTGRLIDEFIKVLKNGLAGDGMVMAKETALDTKGTENASRNGLQVFGS